From the genome of Chionomys nivalis chromosome 19, mChiNiv1.1, whole genome shotgun sequence, one region includes:
- the Sirt1 gene encoding NAD-dependent protein deacetylase sirtuin-1, producing the protein MADEAALALQAGGSPSAAAAMEAASHPAAEEPLRKRPRRDGPGLGRSPGEPSAAVAVAAAAGCEAESAAAPAALWREAVGAAAAGAEPEAPATAAAGDGDNGSGLRRREPRAADDFDDDEGEEDDEAAAAAAAIGYRDNLLFTDEIITNGFHSCESDEDDRTSHASSSDWTPRPRIGPYTFVQQHLMIGTDPRTILKDLLPETIPPPDLDDMTLWQIVINILSEPPKRKKRKDVNTIEDAVKLLQECKKIIVLTGAGVSVSCGIPDFRSRDGIYARLAVDFPDLPDPQAMFDIEYFRKDPRPFFKFAKEIYPGQFQPSLCHKFIALSDKEGKLLRNYTQNIDTLEQVAGIQRIIQCHGSFATASCLICKYKVDCETVRGDIFNQVVPRCPRCPADEPLAIMKPEIVFFGENLPEQFHRAMKYDKDEVDLLIVIGSSLKVRPVALIPSSIPHEVPQILINREPLPHLHFDVELLGDCDVIINELCHRLGGEYAKLCCNPVKLSEITEKPPRTHKELVHLSELPPTPLHISEASSSPERTIPPDSAVITALVDQATKNKVDDLEGSESKSCMEEKSQEVQACRNVESINVEDPDFNAVGSSTGEKNERTSVAEAVRKCWPNRLAKEQISKRLDGNQYLFVPPNRYIFHGAEVYSDSEDDVLSSSSCGSNSDSGTCQSPSLEEPMEDESEIEEFYNGLEDDPDRPEGADRGDQEGVNEAAAMRQEVAGVNYPSDKS; encoded by the exons ATGGCGGACGAGGCGGCGCTCGCCCTTCAGGCCGGCGGCTCCCCTTCCGCGGCGGCCGCCATGGAGGCCGCGTCGCATCCCGCCGCCGAGGAGCCGCTCCGCAAGAGGCCGCGCCGAGACGGGCCTGGCCTCGGGCGCAGCCCGGGCGAGCCGAGCGCGGCGGTGGCGGTAGCGGCGGCGGCGGGGTGTGAGGCGGAGAGCGCCGCGGCCCCGGCGGCGCTGTGGCGGGAGGCGGtaggggcggcggcggcgggcgcggAGCCGGAGGCCCCAGCGACCGCCGCGGCCGGGGACGGAGACAATGGGTCGGGCCTGCGGCGGCGGGAGCCGAGGGCTGCCGACGACTTCGACGACGACGAGGGCGAGGAGGACGacgaggcggcggcggcggcggcagcgatCGGCTACCGAG ACAACCTGCTGTTCACTGATGAAATCATCACTAATGGCTTCCATTCCTGCGAGAGTGATGAGGACGATAGAACTTCGCATGCGAGCTCTAGTGACTGGACTCCACGGCCGAGGATAG GTCCGTACACTTTTGTTCAGCAGCATCTCATGATTGGTACTGATCCTCGAACAATTCTTAAAGATTTACTACCAGAAACAATTCCTCCACCTGATTTGGATGATATGACACTGTGGCAGATTGTTATTAATATCCTTTCAGAACCACCAAaacggaaaaaaagaaaagatgttaatACAATTGAAGATGCTGTGAAGTTACTacaagaatgcaaaaagataatagTTTTAACTGGAGCTGGG gtttctgtttcctgtggaATACCTGACTTCAGATCAAGAGATGGTATTTATGCTCGTCTTGCCGTGGACTTCCCAGATCTCCCAGATCCTCAAGCCATGTTTGATATTGAGTATTTTAGAAAAGATCCAAGACCATTCTTCAAGTTTGCAAAG GAAATATATCCTGGACAATTCCAGCCATCTCTGTGTCACAAATTCATAGCTTTGTCAGATAAGGAAGGAAAACTACTTCGAAACTATACTCAAAATATAGATACCTTGGAGCAGGTTGCAGGAATTCAAAGGATCATCCAGTGTCATG GTTCTTTTGCAACAGCATCTTGCCTGATTTGTAAATACAAAGTTGATTGTGAAACTGTTCGTGGAGACATTTTTAATCAG GTAGTTCCTCGGTGTCCCAGGTGCCCAGCCGATGAGCCACTTGCTATTATGAAGCCGGAGATTGTCTTCTTTGGTGAAAATTTACCAGAACAGTTTCATAGAGCCATGAAGTATGACAAAGATGAAGTTGACCTCCTCATTGTTATTGGGTCTTCTCTGAAAGTAAGACCAGTAGCATTAATTCCAA GTTCCATACCCCATGAAGTGcctcaaatattaataaataggGAACCTTTGCCTCATCTGCATTTTGATGTAGAGCTTCTTGGAGACTGTGATGTCATAATTAATGAGTTGTGTCATAGGTTAGGTGGTGAATATGCCAAACTTTGTTGTAACCCTGTAAAGCTTTCAGAAATTACTGAAAAACCTCCACGAACACACAAGGAATTGGTTCATTTATCAGAGTTGCCACCAACACCTCTTCATATTTCTGAAGCCTCAAGTTCACCTGAAAGAACTATACCACCAGACTCTGCTGTGATTACTGCACTTGTAGACCAAGcaacaaagaacaaagttgaCGATTTAGAAGGATCTGAATCAAAAAGTTGTATGGAAGAAAAGTCACAAGAAGTACAGGCTTGTAGGAATGTTGAGAGCATTAatgtagaagacccagatttcaATGCTGTTGGTTCCAGTAccggagagaaaaatgaaagaacttcAGTTGCAGAAGCTGTGAGAAAGTGTTGGCCCAATAGACTTGCAAAGGAGCAGATTAGTAAGCGTCTTGATG GTAATCAGTACCTTTTTGTACCACCAAATCGTTACATATTCCACGGTGCGGAGGTGTACTCAGACTCTGAAGATGATGTCTTATCCTCTAGTTCCTGTGGCAGTAACAGTGACAGTGGCACGTGCCAGAGCCCTAGTTTAGAAGAACCCATGGAAGATGAAAGTGAGATTGAAGAGTTCTACAATGGCTTGGAAGATGATCCTGATAGACCTGAAGGTGCCGATAGAGGGGATCAGGAGGGAGTTAATGAAGCTGCAGCCATGCGACAGGAAGTGGCAGGTGTGAACTATCCATCAGACAAATCATAA